Proteins encoded within one genomic window of Spirochaeta isovalerica:
- a CDS encoding MFS transporter produces the protein MLFNTYKGLPRSVYILFLARIVNRLGDFVKLFLTLYLTRYLGMNEAQTGTIITLIGIFSVLGTMLGGKITDHGDRKIILIISQGLSASIAAICGFMPDSPMLPYVLILFNFFNGAARPVNSAMLTDLTTPENRGKAFSLLYLGINIGVSVGPLLAGFLFNNFRQWIFWGDSLTTFLSIILIILFVPSIRKENIVVYSEKEKAEKGHIFSAILKRPVLLIYTLLIPLTSFIYSQHSFSLPLLLEARLNDDGARFFGIIMSVNAVTVLILTPLLTSVLHKVKPLINMSMGQLCYAIGFGMLYLAIDNPVFYLLSTVIWTLGEILNVINSGVFVANHTPVNYRGRFSAWFATARTIGHTSGPLISGLILNSYGMPVIWITSFIIGLALFFSYRYLDVFDSKK, from the coding sequence ATGCTTTTCAACACGTACAAAGGCCTTCCCCGGTCTGTCTACATCCTCTTCCTGGCACGCATTGTCAACCGCCTGGGGGATTTCGTAAAACTGTTTCTCACACTCTATCTGACCCGCTATCTGGGCATGAATGAAGCTCAGACCGGTACTATCATTACGCTGATCGGAATATTTTCCGTCCTGGGTACGATGCTGGGCGGCAAAATTACAGATCATGGCGATAGAAAGATAATCCTGATCATCAGCCAGGGGCTTTCCGCGTCCATCGCGGCGATTTGCGGATTCATGCCCGACAGCCCCATGCTGCCTTATGTTCTCATTCTCTTTAATTTTTTCAATGGTGCAGCCAGGCCGGTTAACTCTGCTATGCTGACGGATCTGACAACCCCGGAAAACAGAGGAAAAGCTTTTTCGCTCTTATATCTGGGTATTAATATCGGTGTTTCCGTCGGACCGCTCCTGGCGGGATTCCTTTTCAATAATTTCAGACAGTGGATCTTCTGGGGAGATTCCCTAACCACCTTTCTCTCCATTATCCTGATTATCCTCTTTGTTCCATCTATCAGAAAGGAGAATATAGTAGTCTATTCGGAGAAGGAGAAAGCCGAGAAAGGCCATATATTCTCTGCGATTTTAAAGCGCCCTGTTTTGCTGATCTATACTTTGCTTATTCCTCTGACATCATTTATATACAGTCAGCATTCTTTTTCTCTTCCGCTCCTGCTCGAAGCCAGGCTCAATGACGATGGAGCCCGGTTTTTCGGAATCATCATGTCTGTTAATGCCGTAACAGTACTCATTCTAACGCCTTTGCTCACATCTGTACTCCATAAAGTCAAACCGCTGATTAACATGTCAATGGGCCAGCTTTGCTATGCCATAGGCTTTGGCATGCTTTATCTGGCCATAGACAACCCGGTTTTTTATCTGCTATCGACCGTTATCTGGACTCTGGGAGAAATTCTGAATGTTATCAATTCCGGTGTTTTCGTCGCCAATCACACTCCTGTGAATTACAGAGGGCGGTTCAGCGCCTGGTTTGCCACTGCCAGAACAATAGGACATACGAGCGGTCCCCTCATATCGGGACTCATACTGAATTCCTATGGAATGCCGGTCATATGGATCACCTCTTTTATCATCGGGTTGGCGCTTTTCTTTTCCTATCGTTATCTGGATGTTTTTGATAGTAAGAAATAA
- a CDS encoding M23 family metallopeptidase yields the protein MSRKKMFFPVALLILSTLLLSFSFHFFSVTETAGRNSAVYVDSDEVKAFFERREQNRSDAAVTIEESRVIASDWIKKERLKINSRFFYRRRSYELISKSILSSKNYEELNYHLSRLPETEKQAYATLTIDRSNITTMDHYESSIPGLIYPVELPGENNTGEDLLITSFFSNRRVSPLGSGGVKPHLAVDIINIGNIEYVSRTGDLVREENHPGYVVSVADGVVKTIEYNHIYGWNVTVEHDRNLIPYQRRRGVKSFETFYSHLDKNILVKTGDVLVQGQKIAALGNSGLSTGPHLHYEVRLNNEDGKTVNINPYPGSEW from the coding sequence ATGTCAAGGAAAAAAATGTTTTTTCCTGTCGCCTTGTTAATTCTTTCAACCTTACTGCTTTCTTTCTCATTTCATTTCTTTTCCGTTACTGAAACTGCGGGCAGAAACTCTGCGGTTTATGTCGATTCGGATGAAGTGAAAGCTTTTTTTGAGAGAAGAGAGCAGAACAGATCAGACGCGGCAGTTACGATTGAAGAAAGCCGTGTTATCGCAAGCGACTGGATTAAAAAAGAGAGACTGAAGATAAACAGCAGATTCTTCTATAGAAGAAGATCATATGAGCTCATATCCAAAAGCATCTTGTCATCCAAAAACTATGAAGAGCTTAATTATCATCTGTCCAGGCTGCCCGAAACGGAAAAGCAGGCCTATGCCACATTAACGATCGATCGTTCAAATATCACGACTATGGATCACTACGAATCTTCAATCCCCGGATTGATTTATCCCGTTGAACTACCCGGTGAAAACAATACGGGAGAAGATTTGCTGATTACCAGTTTTTTCAGCAATAGGAGAGTCTCTCCGCTCGGTTCAGGAGGAGTCAAGCCTCATCTTGCTGTTGATATCATCAATATCGGTAACATAGAGTACGTCTCGAGAACGGGAGATCTGGTCAGAGAAGAGAATCATCCCGGATATGTGGTTTCCGTAGCCGACGGTGTTGTCAAAACCATAGAATATAATCATATCTACGGCTGGAATGTAACGGTAGAGCACGACAGGAATCTCATACCTTACCAGAGGAGAAGAGGCGTAAAGAGCTTTGAAACCTTTTATTCCCATCTGGATAAAAACATTCTGGTCAAAACCGGAGATGTCCTGGTTCAGGGGCAGAAAATTGCGGCACTGGGTAACTCCGGCTTATCGACAGGCCCGCATCTTCACTATGAAGTGAGACTGAATAATGAAGATGGAAAGACGGTAAATATCAATCCATATCCCGGTTCGGAATGGTAA
- a CDS encoding tetratricopeptide repeat protein, with the protein MISKKILPLCLLAVLTSCTSMPEADPGRGLERKSLYEQHIEGAMAGNISDQIEVGKAYEEGAGVPVDFEQAMAWYKKASAKGDPEAYFHIGQLYERGRGVPVSEEDAREWYYSAAVNRYVPAIRKLIIILEGQENEQLQWIRKGVEAEDPYSYYRYGLILEETDREEALKLFRSADAVEDASGKALIAILSLGGKLNAYSDHEALEILQRAVDDGDPRSQVFLGWLYEFGDSLKKSSEKALELYENAARWNSQLAIFNLSRFYGEGIGVAENTEQSNLFFSQLDNRIYPPSYYDLLDYATRRSNTEQLRVLYRFKASQGDSAAQYELGKLSDREDAFQWFWLAAQEGYVPAMVELSRVYLAPDTSMFDPVEGAAWLMVAENSGFEDEDFTISKIVSDFSEEEKLQVSERFTELFYRDPEVPLRGNIP; encoded by the coding sequence ATGATTTCTAAGAAAATACTCCCGCTCTGTCTTTTGGCTGTTTTAACCTCCTGCACCTCCATGCCTGAAGCTGATCCGGGGCGTGGACTTGAGAGAAAGTCTCTCTACGAACAGCATATCGAAGGCGCCATGGCAGGCAATATCTCCGATCAGATTGAAGTTGGAAAGGCTTATGAAGAGGGAGCCGGTGTTCCCGTTGATTTTGAACAAGCTATGGCGTGGTATAAAAAAGCCTCAGCCAAAGGGGATCCGGAAGCTTATTTCCACATCGGACAGCTTTACGAGAGAGGCCGGGGAGTTCCGGTAAGTGAAGAAGATGCCAGAGAATGGTATTATTCAGCGGCTGTAAACAGATATGTCCCGGCTATCAGGAAACTGATTATTATACTGGAAGGTCAGGAAAATGAGCAGCTGCAATGGATCCGTAAAGGAGTTGAAGCTGAAGATCCCTATTCATATTATCGCTATGGACTTATTCTTGAAGAAACAGACCGGGAAGAAGCGTTAAAACTGTTCCGATCGGCCGATGCGGTGGAAGACGCTTCAGGTAAAGCTTTAATCGCCATATTATCGCTTGGCGGGAAACTGAATGCTTACTCTGACCATGAGGCTCTTGAAATTCTCCAGAGGGCTGTTGATGATGGAGATCCCCGTTCGCAGGTCTTTCTCGGATGGCTATACGAATTCGGTGATAGCTTGAAAAAATCATCGGAAAAAGCTCTTGAGCTGTATGAAAATGCTGCGCGATGGAATTCGCAGCTGGCTATATTCAACCTTTCGCGATTTTATGGAGAAGGGATTGGCGTCGCGGAAAATACGGAGCAATCAAATTTATTCTTCAGCCAGCTTGATAATCGCATTTACCCGCCTTCCTACTATGATTTGCTCGATTACGCCACCAGGCGCAGTAATACTGAACAGCTTCGGGTCCTGTATCGTTTTAAAGCGTCTCAGGGTGATTCTGCCGCTCAATACGAATTGGGAAAACTCTCTGATCGTGAGGATGCTTTCCAATGGTTCTGGCTAGCAGCACAGGAGGGATATGTTCCGGCTATGGTGGAGCTCTCCCGCGTGTATCTCGCTCCCGATACATCAATGTTCGACCCGGTAGAAGGGGCGGCCTGGTTAATGGTTGCCGAGAATTCCGGATTTGAGGATGAAGATTTCACAATTTCAAAAATTGTATCGGATTTTTCAGAAGAGGAGAAATTGCAGGTCAGCGAGCGCTTTACTGAACTATTTTACCGGGACCCGGAAGTCCCTCTCAGGGGTAACATTCCGTAG
- a CDS encoding V-type ATP synthase subunit K (produces ATP from ADP in the presence of a proton gradient across the membrane; the K subunit is a nonenzymatic component which binds the dimeric form by interacting with the G and E subunits): MDLGNLGFAAAIGLAAVGSALGAGAAGQSAIGSWKKCFANNKPAPFMLVAFVGAPLTQTIYGFILMNAIIASTMPSLYKLAAGVFAGIAMGYSAYMQGKAGASAADALAETGKGFGNYLMVLGLIETVALFVMVFVMGVM; this comes from the coding sequence ATGGATCTCGGTAATTTAGGTTTCGCTGCAGCAATCGGTCTGGCAGCAGTTGGTTCGGCTCTCGGAGCCGGTGCGGCAGGTCAGTCTGCAATTGGTTCATGGAAAAAATGTTTTGCTAACAACAAGCCCGCGCCGTTTATGCTGGTAGCTTTTGTCGGAGCGCCTCTGACACAGACTATCTACGGTTTCATTCTTATGAACGCCATTATCGCTTCAACCATGCCTTCTCTGTATAAACTGGCAGCCGGTGTCTTCGCCGGTATCGCTATGGGTTACTCCGCTTATATGCAGGGGAAAGCAGGAGCTTCGGCAGCCGACGCTCTCGCTGAAACAGGTAAAGGTTTCGGTAACTACCTGATGGTTCTGGGACTTATAGAAACCGTAGCGCTCTTCGTTATGGTTTTCGTAATGGGTGTAATGTAA
- a CDS encoding V-type ATP synthase subunit I, with translation MKKVHLVTLEYEKEKSLIKLRKAGVLHLERSFGTSEDLDKMESARTESEQILSFLENDKKILQKELKGYEIHSLKNKILELGRKKVELEDERDTLVKEISRIEIWGEFDPADIEILRSKGIDIRLYRLSKDEYKGLSSDFESFTLMESKAGILVAIVSLEGKFPEDLEEFDLPRFGIVELKDNLKENGEAYQSVRSELKELSVFRHILEEDLEKLKHDIEFEKYKTGMGVDESLVYLTGYIPEDKADDLKNLAAQEQWALSLSEPEEEDHVPTQVKNNKLVSIIQPVFDMLGTIPGYQEYDISGWFLLFFAVFYAMIIGDGGYGLIFLSLAVLIHLKTKKMIPILGLLYLISTTTIIWGAITGTWFGSMTIASFPFLKGLIIPQIASFPDILENSNLTSATTQQVIKTMCFIIGTIHLSIAHIKNFLKQMPGLASIAQLGWLSMVLGLYFLVMQLVLGVGPTPDFAIYMIFGGLGSVFIFGEQEPGVNFFKGVLKGLGGFITTFLDGIGAFSDIISYIRLFAVGLASVAIAASFNAMAAPLMHGPAIIGAVVILLLGHTLNLAMGLLSVIVHGVRLNMLEFSGHLGMEWAGIKYEPFKAREDEK, from the coding sequence ATGAAAAAGGTTCATCTTGTAACCCTCGAATATGAGAAAGAGAAGAGTCTTATCAAGCTGAGGAAAGCCGGTGTTCTCCATCTGGAGAGATCATTCGGAACCAGCGAGGATCTGGATAAAATGGAATCCGCCAGAACGGAATCCGAACAGATTCTTTCTTTCCTTGAAAACGATAAAAAAATCCTTCAGAAAGAGCTCAAAGGTTACGAGATTCACAGCCTTAAAAATAAAATCCTTGAACTCGGCCGTAAAAAAGTCGAGCTGGAAGATGAAAGGGATACTCTTGTCAAAGAGATTTCGCGCATCGAAATCTGGGGTGAGTTTGATCCCGCCGATATAGAGATTCTCCGGTCGAAAGGGATAGATATCAGACTCTATCGTCTCTCCAAAGACGAATACAAAGGGCTGTCTTCCGATTTTGAATCCTTCACATTAATGGAGTCGAAGGCGGGGATACTGGTGGCCATTGTCAGTCTGGAAGGAAAATTTCCGGAAGATCTGGAGGAATTTGATCTTCCCCGGTTCGGCATAGTCGAATTGAAAGACAATCTCAAAGAGAATGGCGAAGCCTATCAGTCGGTGAGAAGTGAATTAAAAGAGCTCTCGGTATTTAGACATATCCTGGAAGAGGATCTGGAAAAACTCAAACACGATATTGAGTTCGAGAAGTATAAGACCGGAATGGGAGTTGATGAAAGTCTCGTTTACCTGACCGGATACATCCCTGAAGATAAAGCCGACGATTTGAAAAACCTTGCGGCTCAGGAACAATGGGCTCTGTCTCTGTCCGAACCGGAAGAGGAAGATCACGTCCCGACGCAGGTGAAAAACAACAAGCTGGTCAGCATAATCCAGCCTGTTTTCGATATGCTGGGAACCATACCCGGCTATCAGGAATACGATATCAGCGGATGGTTTCTTCTTTTCTTTGCTGTTTTCTATGCGATGATTATCGGAGACGGCGGTTATGGACTTATATTCCTGAGCCTTGCCGTGCTCATTCATTTGAAAACGAAAAAGATGATCCCCATACTGGGACTTCTCTACCTCATAAGTACGACGACGATTATCTGGGGAGCGATTACGGGAACCTGGTTCGGTTCGATGACAATCGCATCTTTTCCCTTCCTGAAAGGATTGATTATCCCCCAGATCGCCAGTTTTCCCGATATTCTGGAAAACAGTAATTTGACATCAGCAACGACACAGCAGGTTATAAAGACCATGTGTTTCATCATCGGAACCATTCACCTGAGCATTGCGCACATCAAGAACTTCCTGAAACAGATGCCCGGTCTCGCTTCCATCGCCCAGCTCGGTTGGCTGAGCATGGTGTTGGGACTGTACTTTCTGGTTATGCAGCTTGTTCTCGGCGTGGGACCGACTCCCGACTTCGCCATTTATATGATTTTCGGAGGACTGGGATCGGTATTTATCTTTGGTGAACAGGAACCCGGCGTGAATTTCTTCAAAGGCGTACTGAAAGGTCTGGGAGGTTTTATCACGACGTTCCTCGATGGAATCGGTGCTTTTTCCGATATCATCTCCTACATCAGGCTTTTTGCCGTAGGATTGGCATCGGTGGCAATCGCCGCTAGTTTCAATGCCATGGCTGCGCCGTTGATGCATGGACCCGCTATAATTGGAGCTGTTGTTATCTTGCTGCTTGGGCATACGCTTAACCTGGCTATGGGACTTCTGTCGGTCATCGTTCACGGTGTGCGACTCAATATGTTGGAATTTTCGGGCCATCTCGGAATGGAATGGGCCGGAATTAAATATGAGCCTTTCAAGGCTCGCGAAGACGAAAAATAA
- a CDS encoding V-type ATP synthase subunit D produces the protein MAKVKLTKNELKSQKDALKMFSRYLPTLILKKQQLQLEIRQVEMRQKEVQAKKDAINEDFRSWIGVFGEDVGIDGSLIKVKYVKTDTGNIAGVEIPVFVGAEFEPVSYDLFEKPLWVDKAVEKLQQVMLFDLELKVLDKQVELLARELRTTSQRVNLFEKVKIPETKTNIKKISVYLGDQQTAAVVRGKISKKNLVKVS, from the coding sequence ATGGCAAAAGTAAAGCTGACGAAAAATGAGCTGAAATCTCAAAAAGACGCTCTGAAAATGTTCAGCCGCTACCTTCCGACCCTTATTCTCAAGAAGCAGCAGCTCCAGTTGGAAATACGCCAGGTGGAAATGCGGCAGAAAGAGGTTCAGGCGAAGAAAGATGCCATAAATGAGGATTTCAGAAGCTGGATTGGAGTCTTCGGCGAAGATGTCGGAATCGACGGTTCACTGATTAAAGTGAAGTACGTGAAAACAGACACGGGCAATATCGCCGGTGTGGAAATTCCCGTATTCGTCGGTGCCGAATTTGAGCCGGTCAGCTACGATCTTTTTGAGAAACCTCTGTGGGTGGATAAAGCGGTTGAAAAACTTCAGCAGGTCATGCTGTTTGATCTGGAACTGAAAGTTCTGGATAAACAGGTCGAACTGCTGGCCAGGGAGCTCAGGACGACTTCCCAAAGGGTTAACCTTTTTGAAAAAGTCAAAATTCCCGAGACCAAAACGAATATCAAGAAGATTTCCGTGTATCTGGGCGATCAGCAGACTGCTGCTGTTGTCCGCGGAAAGATTTCGAAAAAGAATCTGGTAAAGGTGTCATAG
- a CDS encoding V-type ATP synthase subunit B, giving the protein MTKVYSKIESIAGNVISVYADGIKYGELAEVSTSFGKSLAEVIKLDEGLVSLQVFAGGRGISTGDEVRFLGHPMRVSFSDNLMGRIFDGSGVPRDNGPELSENLIEIGGPSFNPAKRIIPRNMIRTGIPMIDVFNSLVESQKLPIFSVSGEPYNQLLARIAMQAEVDIIILGGIGLKYDDYLFFKDTLEEGGALSRTIMFMHTASDPVVESLMVPDISLAVAEKFALKGKKVLVLLTDMTNFADAMKEIAITQEQVPSNRGYPGDLYSQLASRYEKAVDIEGAGSITILGVTTMPGDDVTHPVPDNTGYITEGQYYLKGGRIEPFGSLSRLKQQVNDKTREDHRALMDGMIKLYAQYKDSLEKKSMGFHMSSWDEKLLKYGEAFESGMMDLTVNIPLERALDLGWEILSDSFAPEETGLKSSLLEKFWPVKETV; this is encoded by the coding sequence ATGACAAAGGTATATAGCAAAATCGAATCTATCGCCGGTAACGTTATTTCCGTTTACGCCGACGGTATTAAATACGGAGAGCTGGCTGAGGTCTCCACCAGCTTCGGTAAATCTCTGGCCGAGGTTATCAAGTTGGACGAAGGCCTTGTTTCGCTCCAGGTATTTGCCGGAGGCCGGGGTATCTCCACGGGAGACGAAGTACGGTTTCTGGGACACCCTATGAGGGTTTCTTTTTCCGACAATCTGATGGGACGGATCTTTGACGGTTCCGGTGTTCCCAGAGACAATGGACCGGAGCTCAGTGAAAATCTGATCGAGATCGGCGGTCCTTCCTTCAATCCCGCCAAGAGAATCATTCCCCGGAACATGATCCGGACCGGTATTCCCATGATCGATGTATTCAACTCGCTCGTCGAGTCTCAGAAACTTCCGATTTTCTCCGTATCCGGAGAGCCTTATAACCAGCTGCTGGCCAGAATAGCCATGCAGGCGGAAGTTGATATCATCATCCTCGGGGGAATCGGGCTCAAATACGATGACTACCTCTTTTTCAAAGACACACTGGAAGAGGGGGGAGCCCTCAGCAGAACAATCATGTTTATGCATACAGCATCCGACCCTGTCGTAGAATCTCTTATGGTTCCCGATATCTCTCTGGCTGTGGCTGAAAAATTCGCACTGAAAGGTAAGAAAGTCCTGGTTCTCCTGACCGATATGACCAACTTTGCCGACGCGATGAAGGAAATCGCCATCACTCAGGAACAGGTTCCCTCCAACCGTGGTTACCCCGGTGACCTCTACTCCCAGCTGGCTTCCCGTTATGAGAAAGCCGTTGATATCGAAGGCGCCGGATCGATTACGATTCTCGGTGTAACCACCATGCCAGGCGACGATGTAACCCATCCCGTACCGGACAACACAGGATACATCACCGAAGGCCAGTATTACCTGAAGGGCGGTAGAATCGAGCCATTCGGATCTCTTTCCCGTCTGAAACAGCAGGTTAACGATAAAACCAGAGAAGACCACAGAGCGCTGATGGATGGTATGATCAAGCTCTACGCTCAGTACAAAGACTCTCTTGAGAAAAAATCCATGGGATTCCATATGTCCAGCTGGGATGAAAAACTCCTGAAATACGGAGAAGCTTTTGAATCGGGAATGATGGACCTTACGGTCAATATTCCCCTTGAGCGAGCCCTTGACCTTGGTTGGGAAATCCTCAGCGATAGTTTCGCTCCTGAAGAAACAGGACTCAAGTCCAGTCTTCTGGAGAAATTCTGGCCTGTAAAGGAAACCGTATAA
- a CDS encoding V-type ATP synthase subunit A produces the protein MKNTGKVIGVNGNMVTVSVTGQVSMNEVAYILTGGKRLKCEVIRIQGDNVQVQVFEMTKGVGIGDEVEFTEDLLAVELGPGLLGQVFDGLQNPLPELAEEAGFFLERGIYLDALPRDKEWEFTPVANTGAQVSAGEVLGTVPEQNFVHKIMVPFNLLGTYTVKSIAEKGNYKITDKVVVLTDEKGNSHDVTLVFQWPVKRAIKCYSERLKPVEPLVTKMRLIDTFLPVAKGGTFCVPGPFGAGKTVLQQAMSKNAEVDIVIVAACGERAGEVVETLKEFPELLDPKTGRSLMERTIIICNTSSMPVASREASVYTAVTLAEYYRQMGLDVLLLADSTSRWAQAMREMSGRLEEIPGEEAFPAYLESSIAGFYERAGIVALKSGEKGSVTIGGTVSPAGGNFEEPVTQATLKVVGAFHGLSRERSDARKYPAIHPLDSWSKYTGSINPVQTGYAYDMLRRSYEIGSMMKVVGEEGTSTDDFITYLKGEFLDAVYYQQNSFDPVDASVTPERQSYLFGQIMEVLTAELDLDTKDEARSWFNKVRQTFLDYNGTQWESDEFKALDKEIGTLIADKKIGILHGSEKVMEK, from the coding sequence ATGAAAAATACTGGAAAAGTAATTGGTGTAAATGGAAACATGGTCACGGTCAGCGTTACCGGCCAGGTTTCCATGAACGAAGTGGCCTATATTCTTACCGGCGGTAAGAGACTGAAATGTGAGGTCATCCGTATACAGGGGGACAATGTCCAGGTTCAGGTTTTCGAGATGACCAAGGGAGTCGGAATCGGAGATGAAGTCGAGTTTACTGAAGATCTGCTCGCTGTTGAACTGGGACCGGGACTTCTCGGACAGGTTTTTGACGGACTTCAGAACCCTCTCCCCGAACTGGCCGAAGAGGCGGGATTCTTCCTCGAGCGCGGTATCTACCTCGACGCTCTTCCCAGAGATAAAGAGTGGGAATTCACACCGGTAGCCAACACAGGCGCGCAGGTTTCAGCAGGAGAAGTCCTTGGAACTGTACCGGAACAGAACTTTGTTCATAAAATCATGGTTCCCTTTAATCTTCTGGGAACGTATACTGTTAAATCCATTGCGGAAAAAGGCAATTATAAAATTACCGATAAAGTCGTTGTTCTGACAGACGAGAAAGGGAACTCTCACGATGTGACTCTCGTGTTCCAGTGGCCGGTTAAAAGAGCTATCAAATGCTACTCAGAGAGATTGAAGCCCGTTGAGCCCCTCGTTACTAAAATGAGACTTATCGATACCTTCCTGCCTGTAGCCAAGGGGGGCACATTCTGTGTACCCGGACCTTTCGGAGCCGGAAAGACTGTCCTTCAGCAGGCTATGAGTAAGAATGCCGAAGTCGATATCGTTATTGTTGCGGCCTGCGGTGAGCGCGCCGGTGAGGTTGTAGAAACCCTTAAAGAGTTCCCCGAACTGCTCGACCCGAAAACAGGCCGTTCTCTTATGGAGAGAACCATTATCATCTGTAACACCTCATCCATGCCCGTTGCTTCCCGTGAGGCTTCAGTATATACGGCCGTAACTCTGGCTGAGTACTACAGGCAGATGGGGCTGGACGTTCTTCTTCTGGCCGACTCCACATCGCGTTGGGCGCAGGCCATGCGTGAGATGTCGGGACGTCTGGAAGAAATCCCCGGTGAAGAAGCCTTCCCCGCTTATCTGGAGTCCTCTATTGCGGGATTTTATGAAAGAGCCGGTATCGTAGCGTTGAAGTCTGGAGAAAAAGGGTCTGTTACGATCGGCGGAACTGTATCTCCTGCGGGCGGTAACTTCGAAGAGCCCGTAACTCAGGCGACTCTTAAAGTCGTCGGCGCTTTCCACGGTCTCTCGAGAGAGCGTTCCGATGCCCGTAAATATCCCGCCATCCATCCCCTCGATTCCTGGAGTAAATATACCGGATCTATCAACCCGGTTCAGACCGGCTATGCCTACGATATGCTCCGGAGAAGTTATGAGATCGGATCCATGATGAAAGTTGTCGGTGAGGAAGGAACATCTACGGATGACTTTATTACCTATCTTAAGGGTGAGTTCCTCGACGCTGTTTACTACCAGCAGAACTCTTTCGATCCCGTTGATGCTTCGGTAACTCCTGAAAGACAGAGCTACCTGTTCGGTCAGATCATGGAAGTCCTTACGGCGGAGCTTGACCTGGATACGAAAGATGAAGCGAGATCCTGGTTCAACAAGGTTCGCCAGACATTCCTGGACTACAATGGAACGCAGTGGGAGAGCGATGAATTCAAAGCTCTCGATAAAGAGATCGGTACGCTTATCGCCGATAAAAAAATCGGTATCCTCCATGGATCCGAAAAGGTAATGGAGAAATAG
- a CDS encoding DUF2764 family protein, with protein sequence MSQYYYTMASLPMLSYDGSLHIDSELFLDYCSRELNEESMEKLMNCKISIPENEALLEGAARDFWAWEKSLKNELVKLRARNMNVDEKDYIREGETLFGTPEIAASAMKIDSPLEAENFLNRARWSALDQLGTGHYFDFEALAVYYLQLQLLERKSLFDAERGYEKYQEIYQNILSNVDEDITVGDSK encoded by the coding sequence TTGAGTCAGTATTATTATACGATGGCTTCATTACCCATGCTCTCTTATGACGGTTCGCTGCATATTGACAGTGAACTTTTTCTGGACTACTGCAGTCGGGAACTGAATGAAGAGTCCATGGAAAAGCTCATGAACTGCAAAATTTCCATCCCTGAAAACGAGGCGCTCCTTGAAGGCGCTGCCCGTGATTTCTGGGCCTGGGAGAAAAGTCTGAAGAATGAGCTGGTTAAACTCAGAGCCAGAAATATGAATGTCGATGAAAAGGATTATATCCGGGAAGGTGAAACTCTTTTCGGAACACCGGAAATAGCCGCTTCGGCTATGAAGATCGACAGTCCTCTAGAAGCTGAGAATTTTCTCAACAGAGCAAGATGGTCGGCTCTCGACCAATTGGGCACGGGGCATTATTTCGATTTTGAAGCCCTTGCTGTTTACTATCTTCAGCTCCAGCTTCTCGAAAGGAAATCGCTGTTCGATGCAGAGCGGGGTTACGAAAAGTATCAGGAAATATACCAAAATATACTAAGTAATGTTGATGAAGATATTACTGTCGGAGATTCTAAATGA
- a CDS encoding V-type ATP synthase subunit E — translation MDVQLKELIEKIKTDGVKTAEDKAAEILRNAEIKSAEIIDNANKEAQRIKEDAKTEAARAEQSGREALKQAGRDLIIDVKGQVGDLFTGLIKAGTADALSGKALTEGIASVIGNWKGDVEDLSVLVSEKQLKEIDKELKSKLAKEIKAGLEVKPYKGAAAGFRVSEKDGKAFFDFTDEVLADYLSRYLNASLAETLKG, via the coding sequence ATGGATGTTCAACTGAAGGAACTTATTGAGAAAATCAAAACAGACGGTGTTAAGACAGCAGAGGATAAAGCTGCGGAAATCTTGAGAAATGCCGAAATCAAAAGTGCCGAGATCATTGACAACGCCAATAAAGAGGCACAGAGAATCAAGGAAGACGCAAAAACAGAAGCTGCCAGAGCCGAGCAGTCGGGGCGGGAAGCTCTGAAACAGGCGGGTCGCGATCTTATCATTGATGTAAAAGGCCAGGTCGGAGACCTTTTCACCGGTCTTATTAAAGCCGGCACAGCCGATGCTCTTTCGGGAAAAGCCCTCACAGAAGGGATTGCCTCTGTTATAGGCAACTGGAAGGGCGACGTTGAAGACCTTTCCGTTCTGGTTTCCGAAAAGCAGCTTAAGGAAATTGATAAGGAACTGAAAAGCAAACTGGCTAAGGAAATTAAAGCCGGTCTTGAAGTGAAGCCCTACAAGGGGGCCGCTGCCGGTTTCCGGGTTTCGGAAAAAGACGGTAAAGCCTTTTTCGATTTTACCGATGAAGTCCTGGCAGATTATCTATCGAGATACCTCAACGCCTCGCTGGCGGAAACACTGAAAGGATAA